TGGTTTGTTTTATGTTGTTGCAGCTATTGGCTGAGAATGATGCTCTGAGGAGATTCAAGTCGCATAAGAGAGGAATGCGCCAATTGAAAAGGGTTGGAGATGTGATCActgatgttgttgttgctggTATCCACTGCTACACACTCACTGATTTTTCTGTGATTCGTTCAATCACTAGTAATAGCTGGCAGATAGAGATATCCTTGTGCATCACTAACATATACGTTTGTCACTTACTTGTAACGTTATTGCGTCATTGCCCTATCATTTATTTGATGGAAAGCTAACAACTTTGTCATCAGTCTTTGTTAGGAAATATGCGGTCAAATTTTGCGGTAAACCAGAATTTATAAGAGcggaaaaaaaacacacacacaaaattgttaacggagttcggccaatgttgcctacgtctccggacctgctacagatcttttattatcaaccaGAGAAATTTTACAAGCTCACAACTCACAcccgatcccaaatacactcagaaattaaagaagattttttgtgagaaaaaaaactcttctcttctcttctctcgttctctctctgttttcttgttttgggaTGTTTCCTCTTCACCTCAGCTCTCCATTTATAAGCATGAAGAAGGTGTTTGGTGAGCTCACAATCTTTGACAAAACCAACGTCAACAATTTCAGCTCACCGTCCATCCCGACCAACACGTAAAACGTGTTTTaacaatctcccacttgaagACTGATTTCAATCTGTCTTCACACCTTGATCAATGTAGCAGGTATTCCTAGCTTGTTACTCAAACAAGCCAACTGAGGTTACACACAACCTCAGCTTACCATACGGCACGACCTTCGTCAGCATGTCTGCCGGATTCTTGCTTCTTGGGACCTTCTCAAGCACCAACATTTCATCTTCCAATGCTGATCTGATGAAATGATATCGACGATGTATGTGCTTCGTCCGAGCATGGTAAACCGGATTCTTTGCCAAATCGATGGCACTTTTACTGTCACAGTACAACACACTTTTCCCTTGGTCATGGCCTAGCTTTTCTAGAAAAGACTGTAGCCATATCA
The window above is part of the Brassica napus cultivar Da-Ae chromosome C8, Da-Ae, whole genome shotgun sequence genome. Proteins encoded here:
- the LOC106431828 gene encoding succinate dehydrogenase subunit 7A, mitochondrial-like, whose product is LRLVSFYSSSSSSPSLLRIHFFFTKNNSISSHLRSSFQKKDGGALSQSRRGFHVELGAREKDLLAENDALRRFKSHKRGMRQLKRVGDVITDVVVAGIHCYTLTDFSVIRSITSNSWQIEISLCITNIYVCHLLVTLLRHCPIIYLMES